The following proteins come from a genomic window of Nicotiana tomentosiformis chromosome 12, ASM39032v3, whole genome shotgun sequence:
- the LOC138902696 gene encoding uncharacterized protein, whose product MYHFLTIETRATSATEFENLKQGSMSVWDYHMRFADLSKDASYMMPTMEARVRRYVQGLSHFVINEAATVAVNFVMNNGKMVAFSQTIETRKLKNIMEREGNKKSRSTGNFGGSSNGGSGGRIVRFEFPNEPVIEWKRDDVVPKGRFISYLTAIKMINKRCIYHLVRVTNIDAEAPTLESVLVVNEFLEVFLDELHGIPLDREIDFGIHVFQGMQPISISPYRMALAELKELNEQLRDFLAKGFI is encoded by the exons ATGTATCATTTTTTGACCATAGAGACTAGGGCAACTAGTGCCACCGAGTTTGAGAACTTGAAGCAAGGTAGTATGAGTGtatgggattaccatatgaggtTTGCAGATCTTTCCAAGGATGCTAGCTACATgatgcccactatggaggctagggtTCGCAGGtatgtgcagggccttagccattttgttattaatgaggccgctacggTTGCCGTGAATTTTGTTATGAAcaatgggaagatggtggcattttctcaaacCATAGAGACCCGAAAGTTGAAGAAcataatggagcgagagggtaacaAGAAGTCCCGGTCCACGggtaactttggtggttcttccaaTGGTGGTAGTGGTGGAAG AATCGTTAGGTTTGAGTTTCCAAACGAGCCAGTCATTGAATGGAAAAGGGATGATGTtgtgccaaaaggtaggtttatttcttaccttacgGCCATAAAGATGATCAATAAgcggtgtatttaccatttggtccgagtcACGAACATTGATGCTGAGGCACCAACACTTGAGTCCGTGCTGGTGGTGAATGAATTTTTGGAGGTCTTTCTTGATGAGCTTCATGGGATCCCgctagatagggagattgattttgggatccaTGTTTTTCAAGGCATGCAACCTATATCAATttcaccctacagaatggctctggcagaattgaaggaactgaaTGAGCAGTTGAGGGATTTTCTAGCAAAGGGTTTCATCTGA
- the LOC138902697 gene encoding uncharacterized protein: MASDFMDRFRFNTENAPDVFYIQNLKKKTIENFREYVTRWRSEAVKVRPALEEEQMNKFFVRAQDPQYYERLMVIENHKFFDIIKLGERIEEGIKTGMVKVMCWIIILIVLEFPRSISDHLAMLH, encoded by the coding sequence ATGGCGTCAGATTTTATGGATCGATTCAGATTCAATACAGAGAATGCACCAGACGTCTTCTATATCCAGAATCTTAAGAAGAAGACAATAGAAAATTTCCGCGAGTATGTTACTCGGTGGAGATCAGAAGCTGtaaaagtaaggccagcactagaagaagagcaaatgaacaagttctttgtccgAGCTCAGGATCCGCAGTATTACGAgagattgatggttattgaaaaccataagtttttcgacatcatcaaattgggagagagaatagaagagggAATTAAAACGGGAATGGTaaaagtcatgtgttggataattattctcatagttcttgagtttcctagaagtataagcgatcaccttgccatgttgcattaa